In Spirochaeta thermophila DSM 6578, the following proteins share a genomic window:
- a CDS encoding 2-hydroxyacid dehydrogenase, giving the protein MKHLPSILMYDTKPYDREFFESVNQRYGFTIKYLSDRLTDDNAILAKGYDAVCLFVNDYVTPKVAEVFASAGVKLIALRCAGYNNIDLPSVYGKIHVVRVPAYSPHAVAEHTVALLLALNRKVHRAYWRTREFNFSLTGLMGFDLHGKTAGIIGTGQIGRLVAQILGDGFGMRILLHDPYPAGEWAASHRFSYVPLETLYRESDVISLHCPLTPQTIHLINDESLSLMKKGVFIVNTGRGKLIDTKALIQALKRGHIGAAGLDVYEEETEYFFEDHSDTHIQDDVLARLLTFPNVLVTSHQAFFTREALTNIAETTLKNIDDFFSGRSLENEICYQCDMASCRKKETGRCF; this is encoded by the coding sequence ATGAAGCACCTGCCATCGATCCTCATGTACGATACAAAACCCTACGACCGTGAGTTTTTCGAGAGCGTGAACCAACGTTATGGATTCACCATAAAGTATCTCTCCGATCGCCTCACCGATGACAACGCGATCCTCGCCAAGGGCTATGACGCGGTCTGTCTCTTCGTGAACGACTATGTGACTCCAAAGGTCGCCGAGGTCTTCGCCTCGGCGGGAGTGAAGCTCATCGCCCTTAGATGTGCAGGGTACAACAACATCGATCTCCCTTCGGTCTACGGGAAGATCCACGTGGTCCGCGTTCCTGCCTACTCCCCTCACGCGGTGGCGGAGCACACCGTGGCCCTCCTCCTCGCCCTCAACCGGAAGGTCCACCGGGCCTACTGGAGGACCAGGGAGTTCAACTTCAGCCTCACCGGGCTGATGGGGTTCGACCTCCACGGCAAGACGGCCGGCATCATCGGGACGGGCCAGATAGGACGCCTCGTGGCTCAGATACTCGGAGACGGATTCGGCATGCGCATCCTCCTCCACGACCCTTATCCGGCCGGGGAATGGGCCGCCTCACACAGGTTTTCCTACGTGCCTCTCGAGACGCTCTACCGCGAATCCGACGTGATCTCGCTCCACTGTCCCCTCACCCCCCAGACCATCCACCTGATCAACGACGAGAGCCTCTCTCTCATGAAAAAGGGAGTTTTCATCGTCAACACCGGTCGGGGCAAACTCATCGACACGAAGGCCCTCATCCAGGCCCTCAAACGAGGGCACATCGGTGCGGCGGGACTCGACGTGTACGAAGAGGAGACCGAATACTTCTTCGAGGACCACTCCGACACCCACATCCAGGACGACGTGCTCGCCAGGCTCCTCACCTTTCCCAACGTCCTGGTCACGAGCCATCAGGCATTCTTCACCCGTGAGGCCCTCACCAACATCGCGGAAACCACCCTCAAGAACATCGACGACTTCTTCAGCGGTCGGTCCCTCGAGAACGAAATCTGCTATCAGTGTGACATGGCATCGTGCCGGAAGAAGGAGACCGGACGCTGCTTCTAG
- a CDS encoding co-chaperone GroES, translating to MKVRPLGDRVLVKIELSETKTASGIYIPQTAQEKTQMGTVVAVGDDKDNIKVKVGDKVLYDKYAGTSIKIEGEEHLILSMNDILGVVEE from the coding sequence ATGAAGGTCAGACCACTTGGCGATCGTGTACTCGTGAAGATCGAGTTGAGTGAAACCAAGACGGCCAGCGGGATCTATATTCCCCAGACGGCTCAGGAAAAGACCCAGATGGGTACGGTGGTGGCAGTAGGAGACGACAAGGACAACATCAAAGTGAAGGTGGGAGACAAGGTGCTCTATGACAAGTACGCGGGAACCAGCATCAAGATCGAGGGCGAGGAACACCTCATCCTCTCGATGAACGACATCCTGGGCGTAGTCGAAGAGTAA
- the lysC gene encoding lysine-sensitive aspartokinase 3, whose translation MVVMKFGGTSVQDADRMDRVLSIAEEELNEGVVLVASATAKTTDRLIQLTQASARGDEESVQSILNLIKTHHFQIAHDFLEGEYLEKAVARLETLFAELGTIVKGMTLLKEVSPRTLDAVVAFGEILSTTLLYHRALQRGLKARLLDSRNYIITDDSFGNATPDIRETYRRLSSGVKVGAGDLVIMQGFIASTPDGTTSTLGRGGSDYSAAIVGAGLHASRIEIWTDVHGVMTADPRIVPEAQPIPQLSYEEAAELAYFGAKVVHPSTIQPAVEKNIPVLVKNTMDPNGPGTTITHRSPYKGLKAIATKRSITLITIQSYRMLNAYGFLSRIFDVFAEYRTPVDLIATSEVSVSMTIDNKANLHSITRELSKIGKVVVEEEKAIISLVGEDVWKTHETILNAFSALQGIPVRMITMGSSHINLSLVVADRDGEESVRRLHRAFFEKG comes from the coding sequence ATGGTCGTGATGAAATTCGGGGGAACCTCGGTCCAGGACGCCGATCGGATGGACAGGGTCCTCTCCATCGCGGAAGAGGAGTTGAACGAAGGAGTGGTTCTCGTGGCCTCCGCCACGGCGAAGACCACCGACAGGCTCATCCAGCTCACCCAGGCCTCGGCCCGGGGCGACGAGGAGAGCGTGCAGAGCATCCTCAACCTCATAAAGACGCACCACTTCCAGATCGCCCATGACTTTCTCGAAGGGGAGTACCTGGAGAAGGCCGTCGCCAGGCTCGAAACGCTCTTCGCCGAGCTGGGGACCATCGTGAAGGGGATGACCCTCCTCAAGGAGGTGAGTCCACGGACCCTCGATGCAGTGGTGGCCTTCGGCGAGATCCTCTCCACCACCCTCCTCTACCATCGCGCGCTCCAGCGAGGTCTCAAAGCCCGTCTCCTCGACAGCAGGAACTACATCATCACCGATGACTCCTTCGGAAACGCAACCCCCGACATCAGGGAGACCTATCGGCGGCTCTCCTCGGGCGTGAAGGTGGGCGCCGGTGATCTGGTGATCATGCAGGGCTTCATCGCATCCACCCCCGACGGGACCACGAGCACACTGGGCAGGGGAGGATCGGACTACAGTGCCGCCATCGTGGGAGCCGGCCTGCATGCCTCGCGGATCGAGATATGGACGGACGTACACGGCGTGATGACGGCCGATCCCCGTATCGTTCCGGAGGCACAGCCGATCCCCCAGCTCAGCTACGAGGAGGCGGCGGAACTCGCCTACTTCGGAGCCAAAGTGGTCCACCCGTCCACCATCCAACCGGCGGTGGAGAAGAACATCCCGGTCCTGGTGAAGAACACCATGGACCCGAACGGCCCCGGCACCACCATCACCCACCGGAGCCCGTACAAGGGCCTCAAGGCCATCGCCACCAAGCGGAGCATCACGCTCATCACCATACAATCCTACCGTATGCTCAACGCATACGGGTTCTTGAGCAGGATCTTCGACGTGTTCGCAGAATACAGGACACCGGTGGACCTCATCGCCACCTCGGAGGTCTCGGTCTCCATGACCATCGACAACAAGGCGAACCTCCATTCCATCACGCGGGAACTCTCCAAGATAGGAAAAGTCGTGGTGGAGGAGGAAAAGGCGATCATCTCCCTGGTGGGTGAGGACGTGTGGAAGACCCACGAGACGATCCTCAACGCCTTCTCAGCCCTACAGGGCATCCCGGTGAGAATGATCACCATGGGCTCCTCCCACATCAACCTTTCCCTCGTGGTGGCCGACAGGGACGGAGAGGAATCCGTGCGGCGACTCCACCGCGCCTTCTTCGAAAAGGGATGA
- a CDS encoding transposase — protein MLENLPDEELMQQLEQRRGRGRNEYPVRAMWNSLVAGIVFQHPSIEQLRRELLRNGQLRDLCGCDPTRGSDAVPSASAYSRFLSTLRKRSIREALVRVFTSLVDQCYRELPGFGRRLGADGKGIASVARRRGKGAGDRRGEHDADWGCHEYVYQNERGEVQKSVKKWFGFTVHLLADTAYELPVAFTVSRASKHEVPVMRKLIRSLDRHRPHILKAAEVFTADRGYDDGTLIDLLWHEHRIKPVIDIRNLWKDGEETKLVAGTPNVVYDYQGTVSCVCMATGTQREMAYRGFEEKRGTLKYGCPAVHYGYECAGKASCPLASCIRIPLSTDRRVFTPLARSSYRWKREYAKRTALERIHSRLDRSFSLELHTIRGQEKLSVHLTLVFSVMSALALGRVRENQPNQMRSLVRPAA, from the coding sequence GTGTTGGAGAACCTGCCGGATGAGGAACTGATGCAGCAGCTGGAACAGAGGCGGGGGAGAGGCCGGAATGAATATCCGGTACGGGCGATGTGGAACTCGCTCGTTGCGGGGATAGTGTTTCAGCACCCGAGCATCGAGCAGCTACGCCGGGAGCTCTTGCGGAACGGGCAACTGAGGGACCTGTGTGGATGTGATCCTACCCGGGGAAGCGATGCGGTACCCAGTGCCAGCGCGTACAGCCGGTTTCTTTCCACCTTGAGGAAGCGGAGTATCCGGGAAGCACTGGTAAGGGTGTTTACCAGCCTGGTGGATCAGTGCTACCGGGAGCTGCCTGGATTTGGGCGGCGGCTGGGAGCCGATGGGAAGGGGATAGCAAGCGTTGCCCGTCGAAGGGGGAAGGGTGCCGGAGACCGGCGAGGGGAGCACGATGCGGACTGGGGGTGTCATGAGTATGTGTATCAGAATGAACGGGGGGAGGTGCAGAAGTCGGTAAAGAAATGGTTCGGGTTTACGGTGCACCTCCTTGCGGATACAGCGTATGAACTGCCGGTGGCCTTTACGGTGAGTCGGGCCTCAAAGCACGAGGTGCCGGTAATGCGAAAGCTGATTCGGTCCCTGGATCGCCATAGGCCGCATATACTCAAGGCGGCGGAAGTGTTCACGGCCGACCGGGGCTATGATGATGGCACGTTGATAGATCTGTTGTGGCACGAGCACCGGATCAAACCGGTCATCGATATTCGCAACCTGTGGAAAGATGGAGAGGAGACGAAGCTGGTGGCAGGGACACCGAACGTGGTGTATGACTACCAGGGGACGGTGAGTTGTGTCTGTATGGCCACGGGGACGCAGCGGGAGATGGCCTACCGGGGATTTGAAGAGAAGCGGGGCACGTTGAAGTACGGCTGTCCTGCGGTGCACTATGGGTATGAGTGTGCAGGCAAAGCCTCCTGTCCTCTGGCCTCCTGTATTCGGATCCCCCTCTCCACGGACCGCAGAGTCTTCACGCCTCTCGCCCGGTCTTCGTATCGGTGGAAGCGGGAGTATGCCAAGCGAACGGCCTTGGAGCGGATCCACAGCCGGCTGGATCGAAGCTTTAGCCTGGAACTCCACACGATCCGGGGGCAGGAGAAACTGTCGGTTCACCTTACGCTGGTGTTTTCTGTCATGAGTGCCCTTGCCCTGGGACGAGTGCGAGAGAACCAGCCGAACCAGATGCGCTCCCTGGTCAGGCCTGCGGCCTAA
- a CDS encoding sugar phosphate isomerase/epimerase family protein, with translation MRLGGPLFGEVRSPEEWVTLVRRWGYRAAYAPVSPEASSEEIAAYREAAERADIVIAEVGVWNNPLSRHPGERKAALDACVRALSLADELGARCCVNIGGSLGEKWDGPCADDLGEEAFDLIVETVRSIIDEVKPLRTFYTLETMPWMYPHTAESYERLIKAVDRKAFAVHFDPVNMIWSPERFFHNAEVIRDFVRRLGPWIRSCHLKDVRLQDRFLVHLEEVIPGKGNLDYRTLLSELDRLDDVPGMLEHLSTSEEYVQARDYVTKVAREIGVGL, from the coding sequence ATGAGATTGGGAGGGCCTCTCTTCGGCGAAGTCCGGTCGCCGGAAGAGTGGGTGACGCTCGTGAGGCGGTGGGGATACCGCGCGGCCTACGCTCCGGTCTCCCCCGAAGCCTCCTCCGAGGAGATCGCGGCCTACCGGGAAGCCGCCGAACGTGCGGATATCGTGATCGCCGAGGTGGGCGTGTGGAACAATCCCCTCTCGCGACACCCCGGGGAGCGAAAGGCCGCCCTGGATGCGTGTGTGAGGGCCCTCTCCCTCGCAGACGAGCTGGGGGCCAGGTGTTGTGTGAACATCGGCGGATCTCTGGGGGAGAAGTGGGACGGCCCCTGTGCCGACGATCTCGGCGAGGAGGCCTTCGACCTCATCGTGGAGACGGTGCGATCGATCATAGACGAGGTGAAGCCTCTCCGCACCTTCTACACCCTTGAGACCATGCCGTGGATGTATCCGCACACCGCTGAAAGCTACGAACGGCTCATCAAGGCGGTGGACAGAAAGGCCTTTGCGGTGCACTTCGATCCGGTGAACATGATCTGGAGCCCCGAGCGCTTCTTTCACAACGCAGAGGTGATACGCGACTTCGTGCGGAGACTCGGGCCCTGGATACGATCGTGTCACCTCAAGGACGTGCGTCTCCAGGACCGCTTTCTGGTCCATCTTGAAGAGGTGATCCCTGGAAAGGGGAATCTCGACTACAGGACCCTGCTCTCCGAACTCGATCGACTGGATGACGTCCCGGGGATGCTGGAACACCTCTCCACATCTGAGGAGTATGTCCAGGCCCGTGACTACGTAACAAAGGTGGCCCGGGAGATAGGGGTGGGGCTGTAG
- a CDS encoding ATP-dependent Clp protease proteolytic subunit, whose translation MRFQEKDERKEQGDQQALMEKFLRTRSIILSGEVNKELVEKVVKQLLLLEQMGDEPVKVFIDSPGGDVDAGFAIFDMIRFVGVPVYTIGMGLVASAAALILLAAPKEYRLGLPNSHYLIHQPWSGMRGVATEIEIHAKEIERTRHKINQIISEETGRPLEQVEKDTDRDYWLNAGEALSYGLISRIISSGKELV comes from the coding sequence ATGAGATTCCAGGAGAAGGACGAACGGAAGGAACAGGGCGATCAACAGGCTCTCATGGAGAAGTTTCTCAGGACGAGGTCGATCATCCTCTCAGGGGAGGTGAACAAGGAACTGGTGGAGAAGGTGGTGAAGCAGCTCCTTCTCCTCGAACAGATGGGTGACGAACCGGTGAAGGTCTTCATCGACTCTCCGGGAGGCGATGTGGATGCGGGGTTCGCGATCTTCGACATGATACGTTTCGTGGGAGTGCCCGTGTATACCATAGGGATGGGGCTCGTGGCGAGTGCGGCGGCCCTCATCCTCCTGGCGGCGCCGAAGGAGTACCGCCTCGGTCTCCCGAATTCCCACTATCTCATCCACCAGCCGTGGAGCGGGATGCGCGGCGTGGCCACCGAGATAGAGATCCACGCCAAGGAGATCGAGAGGACGCGACACAAGATCAACCAGATCATAAGTGAGGAGACGGGCCGGCCGCTGGAGCAAGTGGAGAAGGATACCGACAGGGATTACTGGTTGAACGCAGGCGAGGCCCTCTCCTACGGTCTCATAAGCCGTATCATCTCTTCGGGGAAGGAGCTCGTCTGA
- a CDS encoding helicase C-terminal domain-containing protein: protein MKAEERISARACGKIREAIADAEGNEVVLAAWLDGEGTVERVEVVSRGDVESAPAVLRQLERVDVVIHNHPSGVLAPSKADLAVAGILGEEGVGFYIVDNEVRHVYVVVEPLPERPLTPLPEEELAALLSPGGPFSAMPHYEYREGQVGLLREVVRAFNDDGILVAEAGTGIGKSYAYLIPALLWGTNNEERVVVSTATITLQQQLVEKDIPYVQKVLGTRVKVTLVKGRQNYLCRHRLAEVLEEGAEDLFTDPDLLKALADWAVSTPTGDRADIPFHVPDEVWGQVCSEAELCMGLRCPDRERCFVLRVRKEAAASRLLVVNHHLLFSDLSMRMEGRGFDTAAVLPGFSRLILDEAHNLEDSASSFFSQVLSPEGVLRVLRRIHSRGRRGAKGVLRRLEKTLGGLEQAGEWIADLNRIAERTEALRGVWLALLPEEGTVRMDGDAVSRCAPGFESLFALQEEILGFLGEVDRLMKSLDEAMKDHPVVQEFLLHVRRLRDVARFCQAYRDRADAEQVYWVERVRRTRGEPSFRLVITPLDPGALLREHLYEAVKTLVFTSATLTVGGSFTFWEETVGLVGMGDRLRERAFPSPFPYEEHVLLSVPTDAPPPEDAGYQAYLSSLLKEVLVLSEGHALVLFTSYRMLEDTYRDVAPVLLDHKLLVLKQGEDERSRLLSRFKEIPASILFGTESFWEGVDVPGEALQLVVLCRLPFRVPSHPVLQARVERLAAEGKSPFYHRQLPEAIMRFKQGFGRLMRRTTDRGVVLVTDSRIVSRSYGRLFLSSIPRTRLAVTHTEGVLREMERFLYPG from the coding sequence ATGAAGGCAGAGGAGAGGATCAGCGCCAGGGCGTGCGGGAAGATCCGGGAGGCCATCGCCGATGCAGAGGGGAACGAGGTGGTCCTCGCAGCCTGGCTGGATGGGGAAGGGACTGTGGAACGGGTGGAGGTGGTATCCCGGGGGGATGTGGAGAGCGCACCGGCCGTCCTGCGGCAGCTCGAGCGGGTGGACGTGGTGATCCACAACCATCCGAGCGGGGTGCTCGCCCCCAGCAAAGCCGACCTCGCCGTGGCGGGGATCTTGGGGGAGGAGGGGGTGGGGTTCTACATCGTCGACAACGAGGTGCGCCACGTCTACGTGGTGGTGGAGCCCTTGCCGGAGCGGCCCCTCACCCCGCTCCCGGAGGAGGAACTCGCGGCCCTCCTCTCTCCAGGCGGTCCCTTCTCTGCGATGCCCCACTACGAGTACCGCGAGGGTCAGGTCGGTCTCCTCAGGGAGGTGGTGAGGGCCTTCAACGACGACGGGATCCTCGTGGCCGAGGCCGGTACCGGTATCGGGAAGTCGTACGCGTACCTCATCCCCGCCCTCCTCTGGGGGACGAACAACGAGGAACGGGTGGTGGTGAGTACGGCCACCATCACCCTCCAGCAGCAGCTGGTCGAGAAGGACATCCCCTACGTGCAGAAGGTGCTCGGTACCCGGGTGAAGGTCACCCTCGTGAAAGGGAGACAGAACTACCTCTGCCGCCACCGGCTCGCCGAGGTCCTCGAAGAGGGGGCGGAGGACCTCTTCACGGATCCCGATCTGCTCAAGGCGCTCGCCGACTGGGCGGTTTCCACCCCCACCGGAGACAGGGCCGACATACCCTTCCATGTGCCCGACGAGGTGTGGGGCCAGGTGTGCTCCGAGGCCGAGCTGTGCATGGGACTCCGGTGTCCCGACAGGGAGCGGTGTTTCGTCCTCCGCGTGAGGAAGGAGGCCGCTGCCTCCCGGCTCCTCGTGGTCAACCATCACCTCCTCTTCTCGGACCTGAGTATGCGGATGGAGGGACGCGGATTCGATACCGCGGCGGTGCTCCCCGGTTTCTCCCGCCTCATCCTCGACGAAGCGCACAACCTGGAGGACAGCGCGAGTTCCTTCTTCTCCCAGGTGCTCTCTCCCGAAGGGGTCCTCCGTGTGCTTCGACGCATCCATTCGAGGGGAAGGCGGGGGGCGAAGGGCGTGCTCAGGCGGTTGGAGAAGACCTTGGGAGGACTCGAACAGGCCGGGGAGTGGATAGCCGACCTCAACCGGATTGCAGAGAGGACCGAGGCCCTGAGAGGCGTCTGGCTCGCTCTCCTCCCCGAGGAGGGGACGGTGAGGATGGATGGGGACGCCGTCTCACGGTGTGCACCGGGATTCGAGTCCCTCTTCGCCCTTCAGGAAGAGATCCTCGGCTTCCTCGGAGAGGTGGATCGCCTCATGAAGTCTCTCGACGAGGCGATGAAGGACCACCCCGTGGTACAGGAGTTTCTCCTCCATGTGCGACGTCTCAGGGATGTGGCCCGGTTCTGCCAGGCCTACCGGGATCGAGCGGATGCCGAACAGGTGTACTGGGTGGAGCGGGTACGAAGGACGCGGGGCGAGCCTTCCTTCCGTCTGGTGATCACTCCCCTGGATCCGGGCGCGCTTCTCCGGGAGCATCTCTACGAGGCGGTGAAGACCCTCGTGTTCACGAGTGCCACCCTCACCGTGGGCGGTTCTTTCACTTTCTGGGAGGAGACGGTGGGACTTGTGGGCATGGGGGACAGACTGCGGGAACGCGCCTTTCCCTCTCCCTTCCCCTATGAGGAACACGTCCTCCTCTCCGTTCCTACGGACGCCCCTCCTCCGGAGGATGCCGGATATCAGGCGTATCTCTCTTCGCTCCTCAAGGAGGTGCTCGTCCTCTCCGAGGGACACGCCCTCGTACTCTTCACCTCCTACAGGATGCTGGAGGACACCTACAGGGACGTGGCGCCCGTGCTTCTCGATCACAAGCTCCTCGTCCTCAAGCAGGGTGAGGACGAGAGAAGCAGACTTCTGTCACGGTTCAAGGAGATCCCGGCGAGCATCCTCTTCGGTACCGAGAGTTTCTGGGAAGGCGTCGATGTCCCTGGAGAGGCCCTTCAGCTCGTGGTCCTCTGCCGGCTGCCGTTCAGGGTCCCCTCCCATCCCGTGCTGCAGGCGAGGGTCGAACGCCTTGCTGCGGAAGGGAAGAGTCCCTTCTATCACCGGCAACTTCCGGAAGCCATCATGCGCTTCAAGCAAGGCTTTGGAAGGCTCATGCGCCGTACCACCGACAGGGGGGTGGTCCTCGTCACCGACTCTCGTATCGTGAGCCGCAGCTACGGCCGGCTCTTTCTCTCCTCCATCCCCCGCACCCGTCTCGCCGTCACCCACACCGAGGGCGTCCTCCGCGAGATGGAGCGTTTCCTGTATCCGGGATGA
- the era gene encoding GTPase Era, with translation MKVAVCAIVGRPSSGKSTLLNTLCGRKVAITSPVPQTTRNRIRGIVTEERGQIVFIDTPGYHHSEKKFNLFLKEQVIEALKEVDEILYLVDSTRSVGEEEHELIELVKQAGKPVVIALNKIDIPEHHAEGMVPLLKAHFPSAPIVKISAYTGEGLEELKARLFEAAEEGPQLYPEEFYTDQEPRFRIAEIIREKAIHQTREELPHALYVEVLDVEERPDETLWARALICVERESQKGIIIGKGGEKIKTIRLQSEKELSGIFERPVRLDLRVKVVPKWRRNEGLLRRLLT, from the coding sequence ATGAAAGTCGCAGTGTGCGCCATCGTAGGGAGACCGTCGAGCGGCAAGTCGACCCTCCTCAACACCCTGTGCGGGAGAAAGGTGGCCATCACCTCCCCCGTGCCCCAGACCACCAGGAACAGGATACGGGGGATCGTCACCGAGGAGCGAGGGCAGATCGTCTTCATCGACACCCCGGGCTACCACCACTCGGAAAAAAAGTTCAATCTCTTCCTCAAAGAGCAGGTGATCGAGGCACTCAAAGAGGTCGACGAGATTCTCTACCTCGTCGACAGCACCCGCTCCGTTGGCGAAGAGGAGCACGAGCTCATCGAGCTGGTCAAGCAGGCGGGAAAACCTGTCGTGATCGCCCTCAACAAGATCGATATCCCCGAACACCATGCAGAGGGGATGGTTCCCTTGCTCAAGGCCCACTTCCCTTCCGCCCCCATCGTGAAGATCTCCGCTTACACCGGTGAGGGCCTGGAGGAACTCAAAGCCAGGCTCTTCGAGGCGGCCGAAGAGGGACCACAACTCTATCCCGAGGAGTTCTACACCGATCAGGAACCTCGTTTCCGGATCGCTGAGATCATAAGGGAAAAAGCGATTCACCAGACGAGGGAAGAACTCCCCCACGCCCTCTATGTGGAAGTCCTGGACGTGGAAGAACGCCCGGACGAAACGCTTTGGGCCCGAGCCCTCATCTGTGTGGAACGGGAGTCCCAGAAGGGAATCATCATAGGGAAAGGGGGGGAAAAGATAAAAACCATCAGGCTCCAGTCCGAGAAGGAACTCTCCGGGATCTTCGAACGACCGGTGAGGCTCGACCTCAGGGTCAAGGTGGTACCCAAGTGGCGGCGTAACGAGGGTCTTCTCCGTCGGCTCCTCACATAA
- a CDS encoding J domain-containing protein, whose product MDPLIERMFRIIRAELASFRRSLGFLTDEEADPYYREAWEELEASLDGDTGSFHTRDRVRPSLPAEILAAFRVLGVEPGSPYDTVKQAYREKLKKVHPDRAGKEQEEAATRETQRLNEAFETLSAWYREGRSR is encoded by the coding sequence ATGGATCCACTCATAGAACGAATGTTCCGTATCATCCGCGCAGAGCTCGCATCCTTCCGGCGCTCGCTGGGATTCCTCACCGACGAGGAAGCCGACCCCTACTATCGGGAGGCGTGGGAGGAACTGGAAGCGTCGCTCGACGGGGATACCGGGTCCTTCCACACCCGTGACCGCGTGCGTCCCTCACTTCCCGCCGAGATCCTGGCGGCCTTTCGGGTCCTCGGGGTGGAACCGGGCAGCCCGTACGACACGGTGAAACAGGCCTATCGCGAAAAGCTCAAGAAGGTCCATCCCGACCGGGCCGGGAAGGAACAGGAGGAGGCGGCCACCCGCGAGACACAACGTCTCAACGAGGCCTTCGAAACCCTTTCTGCCTGGTACCGGGAGGGACGATCGAGGTGA
- a CDS encoding 30S ribosomal protein THX, giving the protein MGKGDKKSRKGKIWRGTYGNTRPKPKNLRRRKRQQGSSS; this is encoded by the coding sequence ATGGGAAAAGGTGACAAGAAGAGCAGGAAGGGCAAGATCTGGAGAGGCACCTACGGGAATACGAGACCGAAGCCCAAGAACCTGCGCAGGCGGAAGCGACAGCAGGGATCTTCCTCGTAG
- a CDS encoding endonuclease/exonuclease/phosphatase family protein, whose product MGRPHLVFFLLLFRLVGVGGEEYVVATYNVENLFDAVEDGAEYDEFRPSSFWTEEKVLVRLEAVSRVVRSLDADVLILQEVENERVLGRLVSGYLADAGYRWHFLPEEEGAVHVAVLSRIPVEGVRVHALKDPRVAVLRSVVEVEYRLGGEQVFLFGVHLISRAGPAWRDEIRRNQLFLIARRLEEIRRTAPGAHVLVGGDFNMEADEVETFFDRALFPQDVHSVWSMMVPGTMPSGSYWYEGRWERIDGFFFTEGLRDGVGLDVTGGEVMAFPWLLDERGRPWSWDMGTGSGYSDHLPVKVILTDLTRMK is encoded by the coding sequence ATGGGAAGGCCCCACCTCGTCTTCTTCCTGCTCCTCTTCCGGTTGGTCGGGGTCGGGGGGGAGGAGTACGTCGTAGCCACCTATAACGTGGAGAACCTCTTCGACGCGGTGGAGGATGGGGCGGAGTACGACGAGTTCCGGCCGTCCTCGTTCTGGACCGAGGAGAAGGTTCTTGTACGCTTGGAGGCAGTGAGCCGGGTGGTGCGGTCCCTCGATGCGGATGTGCTCATTCTCCAGGAAGTGGAGAACGAGCGGGTGCTCGGCCGGCTCGTCTCCGGGTATCTTGCCGATGCGGGGTACCGGTGGCACTTCCTCCCGGAGGAGGAGGGAGCGGTGCACGTGGCGGTGCTCTCCCGTATACCGGTCGAGGGCGTGAGGGTGCACGCCCTCAAGGATCCCAGGGTGGCCGTCCTTCGGAGTGTGGTAGAGGTGGAGTACCGCCTTGGGGGAGAACAGGTGTTTCTTTTCGGTGTCCATCTCATCTCCCGGGCAGGTCCTGCGTGGCGGGATGAGATTCGGCGGAACCAGTTGTTCCTCATCGCGAGACGATTGGAGGAGATCCGCAGGACCGCGCCTGGAGCCCATGTCCTCGTGGGAGGGGATTTCAACATGGAGGCCGACGAGGTGGAGACATTCTTTGACCGCGCGCTCTTCCCGCAGGATGTCCATTCGGTGTGGAGCATGATGGTGCCCGGGACCATGCCTTCTGGATCGTATTGGTATGAGGGCCGATGGGAGCGGATCGACGGGTTTTTCTTCACCGAGGGGCTTCGAGACGGGGTGGGGCTCGATGTGACAGGAGGGGAGGTGATGGCCTTCCCCTGGCTTCTCGATGAGAGGGGCCGTCCGTGGTCATGGGACATGGGTACGGGAAGCGGATACTCTGACCATCTCCCGGTGAAGGTCATCCTCACGGACTTGACCCGTATGAAGTAA